CATATTAGGATACATAAAATCAATCAGTGAAACCATCGAATCTGGAATAGTCAATacagttcaaaaaaaaattgtgcaatttCAGGTGATACCTCCAAAATCTCAAACCCTTGCTCTTGCGCACAAGCATAGATAGCTGCAAATTTCCCACACTGCAACACAAGAAACAAACCTTTTAACCACCAGTATAAACAAAAAGCATTTGCTATGAAAACATTGAGTTTGAGAACATTTATGCCATATGGAAAATAAACGAATGAGTTTCAAGTTTCATTAACAGATGATTTCACTTAACAATGAAGGAACTCAAACATATTACCCCAACATAAAGCAGACAAAGACTGATGAGAAAAGGCCAACAAAGAGTCAAATCTAACAGTAAAGTATATTGGCACAAGCATTGTACAAAACCTCTTATCTGTGGAATAAGATCCCCTCCCATTGAATCCTTCAATTTCCTCCTATTTTTATTTAGGTGTAAGACATGTagcatttaaaaatcaaataaatgccGTGTGTCTCAAACCAGGCTAAAATTGGGAGGGAATTGGAGGATTGCATTGGAGGAGATCCTTTCCCTATAGGCAGGATAGTGCACACTAACTTAATTACCAAAGTTTGATTTTCTACTCATCTACATGCACCTCCAAGGAAAATCGGTTAGAAATTCTAGAATAGATTTCCTTCCAATGATtcctaaaaagaagaaaacagacCAACACACATATTGGCTTCCACCAAAGACAAACTCCtctaattaaaacaaacagaaGGTgcagctaaaaaaatatatatttggataTACCCCAACTAGTCCTGTAACTAAGAGAACGTTCTTTAGACCAGGTTCTTCATCTATGTCTTCTGAATCAGAACACCTATAATCATCATCTTGCATGTCACATTGATCACCATCAGTTCGAACTTTGCTGATTTGGAAACCTCTTTCATGCCACATATGTAGCCAATCACTCAAAAACTTGACAGATTCATCATTACCACATACCTGTAGGACACCAGAATAACAGAAGTCTGAAAAGTAAATGTACATCATCTCCAATGAGGAACAGGACAAAGTGGAAAAGGTGTCAATCTACTTaggtaaataaataattgaaacaCACAACATCAATGCAAAGGAGAGACTGATACAACGTATCTGACCTCAGTAGCCTTCTTTGGTTTGTACTTATATGTCCATAAGCAATTCTCAAGCTGATTATCAGGACTTGCAGAGTATGACATCATACTGCAATATCAGCATAAATGAAAGAGATATCAATATCTAGTATTCCAACTGAGAATCATGCATAAATGATTTAAAAACTAGTGATAAGTGTCACAAACAGTATAGTTATAACTCagtgaaagaaaaggaagatggGAAAA
This genomic stretch from Castanea sativa cultivar Marrone di Chiusa Pesio chromosome 9, ASM4071231v1 harbors:
- the LOC142611012 gene encoding uncharacterized protein LOC142611012; this translates as MMRVGMLRKIWMITLVRMKKDKEYHYNHVILGKKVTVIMIMRSMMSYSASPDNQLENCLWTYKYKPKKATEVCGNDESVKFLSDWLHMWHERGFQISKVRTDGDQCDMQDDDYRCSDSEDIDEEPGLKNVLLVTGLVGCGKFAAIYACAQEQGFEILELSASDCRSGALVKQRFGEALESRWLKRPTSGEVATDIQVDGAA